One genomic region from Phocoena sinus isolate mPhoSin1 chromosome 3, mPhoSin1.pri, whole genome shotgun sequence encodes:
- the PRTN3 gene encoding LOW QUALITY PROTEIN: myeloblastin (The sequence of the model RefSeq protein was modified relative to this genomic sequence to represent the inferred CDS: inserted 2 bases in 1 codon; substituted 1 base at 1 genomic stop codon) produces the protein MASLQLFPSNHFCGGTLIHPRFVLTAAHCLNNVEAHSLQTSEPTEQRFSISRLFENNYDPQEKLNDVLLLQLDRPATLNPQVAVAQLPQQNQLLPHGTQCLAMGWGRLGTXEPLPQVLQELSVTVVTFLCRPQNVCTFVPRRRAGTCFGDSGGPLICDGVIQGMDFFVIXAHAIRQYPDFFARVSLYVDWIRSVLSNGDVGESGPGSSASESPNPELGVGVGTEAWKSEEGAGHSGSHSPDARRRWAEEAEAPGPRTGNCNGLGAWGL, from the exons ATGGCATCGCTGCAGCTGTTCCCCAGCAACCACTTCTGCGGGGGGACCTTGATCCACCCGCGCTTCGTGCTGACCGCAGCCCACTGCCTGAACAACGT CGAGGCGCACAGCCTGCAGACCTCCGAGCCCACCGAGCAGAGGTTCAGCATCAGCCGCCTGTTTGAGAACAACTACGACCCACAGGAGAAGCTGAATGACGTCCTCCTCCTGCAG CTGGACCGCCCGGCCACCCTCAACCCCCAGGTTGCGGTGGCCCAGCTCCCCCAGCAGAACCAGCTGCTGCCCCACGGCACCCAGTGCCTGGCCATGGGCTGGGGCCGCCTGGGCAC TGAGCCGCTGCCCCAGGTCCTGCAGGAGCTCAGCGTCACTGTGGTCACTTTCCTGTGCAGGCCACAGAACGTGTGCACCTTTGTGCCCCGACGCAGGGCTGGCACCTGTTTT ggggACTCGGGCGGCCCCTTGATCTGCGATGGTGTCATCCAGGGCATGGACTTCTTTGTGATCTAGGCACACGCCATCCGCCAGTACCCGGACTTCTTTGCTCGCGTCTCCCTCTACGTAGACTGGATCCGCTCAGTGCTGAGCAAC GGAGATGTGGGGGAGAGTGGCCCAGGGTCCTCAGCGTCCGAGTCCCCAAACCCCGagctcggggtgggggtgggaacagAGGCCTGGAAGTCGGAGGAGGGCGCAGGTCACAGTGGATCCCACTCCCCAGATGCCCGCAGAC GATGGGCAGAGGAAGCGGAGGCACCAGGCCCCCGCACGGGCAACTGCAACGGCCTCGGGGCATGGGGGCTATAA